In one window of Miscanthus floridulus cultivar M001 chromosome 12, ASM1932011v1, whole genome shotgun sequence DNA:
- the LOC136497489 gene encoding RNA polymerase II C-terminal domain phosphatase-like 1 isoform X5 — translation MAERDYALEMWRLLDPDSRLINSVQLLDRLVCVKSGSRKSLLNVFHDGSCHPGMALVIDDRLKVWDERDQRRVHVVPAFAPYYAPQAEANFPIPVLCVARNVACNVRGGFFKEFDEGIIPRITEVCYEDELDDILSAPDVSNYFISEDENAAVSNVNKSPLAFDGMADAEVEKRMKEASSSFQSANPITNNVDLMSVAANQHCVTLTPISSSTPVAPPLGMPLNNDLDPHPPSLRWHVAQSGHVDPSQGSPAREEGEVPESELDPDTRRRLLILQHGQDTRDPAPPFPAGPPSQVSVPPVQSHGNWVCLEDEMNPRNLNKVSTEFNLESDSVQYDKKQLQHTSYIPIGDNPMSYDRYNYQNQRYPSQPPQSEDYHTLHNHAPTAYRSFSGQRSSHMESGRHFARYGGIPGVLEEIALKCGFKVEYRSTLCDTAELQFSVEVVIFGEKVGEGVGKTRKEAQCRAADTSLRNLADKFLSWDPDKVTFLKENDFNRHPKSNRYPGSNIYDTLPVASTSAESRYMNDRIDTLRKPGASFAALKELCTVEGYNLDFHAQPSVDGSVDKEIRAQGVPSAESSRSVRGLGKGVSGKPYPHLCNARRPRLEPGTFRSQAVEIGGKVLGKGVGATWEEAKLQAADEAYGMLKSMLGQHVPRQSASPRSVAPNFNKRFKPDFSQALQRIPSGRYSRNDSRFP, via the exons ATGGCTGAGAGGGACTACGCTTTGGAAATGTGGAGGTTGCTTGATCCAGATTCAAGATTGATAAACTCCGTTCAACTTCTTGACAGACTTGTATGTGTCAAATCTG GGTCAAGAAAATCTTTGCTAAATGTGTTCCATGATGGATCTTGTCACCCTGGAATGGCCCTTGTCATTGACGACCGTTTGAAAGTTTGGGATGAGAGGGACCAACGTAGAGTTCACGTTGTTCCTGCATTTGCTCCATATTACGCTCCCCAGGCAGAG GCAAACTTCCCTATTCCAGTTCTATGCGTCGCACGGAATGTTGCTTGCAATGTTAGGGGTGGTTTCTTCAA AGAATTTGATGAGGGTATCATTCCAAGGATTACTGAAGTTTGTTATGAGGACGAATTGGATGACATTCTTTCTGCTCCTGATGTTAGCAATTATTTTATTTCAGAG GACGAGAATGCTGCTGTTTCAAATGTAAACAAAAGCCCACTAGCTTTTGATGGTATGGCAGATGCAGAGGTTGAGAAGAGAATGAAG GAAGCTTCTTCCAGCTTTCAATCTGCGAATCCAATAACAAATAATGTCGATCTGATGTCAGTAGCCGCTAACCAACACTGTGTTACACTTACACCTATATCCTCATCTACTCCAGTAGCACCACCACTGGGTATGCCTTTGAATAATGATCTGGatcctcatcctccttcactaAGATGGCATGTTGCTCAATCTGGCCATGTGGATCCTTCCCAAGGTTCTCCGGCTAGGGAAGAGGGTGAAGTTCCTGAGTCTGAATTGGATCCTGACACTCGGAGAAGGCTTCTCATATTACAACATGGTCAAGACACAAGAGATCCTGCACCGCCGTTTCCTGCTGGACCTCCTTCACAAGTCTCAGTACCTCCTGTGCAATCTCATGGAAATTGGGTTTGCTTAGAGGATGAAATGAACCCTAGGAACCTGaacaaggtttcaacagaatttAATTTAGAATCTGATTCTGTACAGTATGATAAGAAGCAATTGCAGCATACATCATACATCCCTATCGGGGATAATCCTATGTCTTATGATAGATACAATTATCAGAATCAGAGATATCCTTCTCAG CCACCTCAAAGTGAAGATTATCATACACTTCATAACCATGCGCCTACAGCTTATCGATCCTTTTCTG GGCAAAGAAGCAGCCATATGGAATCGGGACGACATTTTGCACGATATGGAGGAATTCCAGGTGTATTAGAGGAAATTGCGTTGAAGTGTGGATTTAAG GTGGAGTACCGATCAACTTTATGTGATACGGCAGAGTTGCAATTCTCCGTTGAG GTTGTGATTTTTGGAGAAAAAGTAGGTGAAGGAGTTGGAAAAACAAGGAAAGAAGCACAGTGTCGAGCTGCAGATACATCCTTAAGAAATCTGGCAG ACAAATTTCTATCATGGGACCCAGATAAGGTGACATTTCTGAAGGAGAATGACTTTAATAGGCATCCAAAGTCAAACAGATATCCAGGAAGTAATATATATGACACATTACCAGTTGCAAGCACTTCAGCTGAGTCTAGATATATGAATGACAGAATTGATACTTTAAGAAAACCTGGTGCTTCTTTTGCTGCTCTTAAGGAGCTT TGTACGGTTGAAGGGTATAATTTAGATTTCCATGCTCAGCCATCTGTGGATGGTTCAGTAGATAAAGAAATTCGTGCTCAG ggcgtacccagcgcagagagctcccgctctgtgcggggtctggggaagggtgtcagtggcaagccttaccctcacctgtgcaatgcgaggagaccgcgactcgaacccgggaccttccggtcacaggcg GTAGAAATAGGAGGAAAAGTCCTTGGTAAAGGAGTTGGAGCAACATGGGAGGAAGCTAAGCTGCAG GCTGCTGATGAGGCATATGGAATGTTGAAATCCATGCTCGGTCAACATGTTCCGAGGCAATCTGCATCTCCAAG GTCAGTGGCGCCGAATTTTAATAAGCGCTTCAAGCCAGATTTCTCCCAGGCACTACAAAGGATTCCTTCAGGCAGATATTCTAGAAATGACAGTCGTTTTCCTTGA